The stretch of DNA CTGATCGTAAAATGGGTGATTCGCACCGCGAGACGGATGCCGCCAGGGAGGCGTGCGAGGTCCAACTGGCAATCGCGCTCGCGACGGGCCGTCCGACCGCATTGAGAACCGCGCCCGGAGACACGGAATAGGCGGTCTTCGCCAGCGATCGTCCGACCACAGCGAACGCGGCATGCGGCGACCAGGTGCCGATGGCCGTGGCGGTGGATCTCCCGGCAAAGCTGGCCGTACTTGCCGCAACCCACGTCGCGACCCCGCTGGTCGCCCGCCGGCCGACGGCCGAGAAGACTCCCTGGCCGGTCCAGGTGGTGGTCGCTTTTGCGAGTGGTCGCCCGACCGCCGCGAATGATGCGGCCGAGGCCCACGTGACGGTCGATTTCTTGGTCGACCTTCCCACGGCGGCGAATGCGGCACTGGCAGCCCAGGTGACGATGCCCTTCGCGAGTGGCACGCCCTTGGGCGTAAAACTCCCGACCCCGTTCCAGGTCGCGGTCGCCTTCTTGACTGCCACGCCCGTGGGTGAGAACACCCCGGCCGAAGCGATGCTGACGGAACTTTTGGCCAGACTTCCGCCCTTGGGGCTGAATGATGCGGCGGCCGTAATGGTGAGGGTCGACTTGACCAGCTTGGAGCCCGATGCGGCCAGGAGGGCGGACGCGGACCACGTCGCGGCGGGGCTGGCGTTGGAGAATTCGACGACCTTGTACCCGACGGTACACGTGATACTGCTGCCGGTGGTATTGACCGTCGCAGTTACGGTAGTCGCGTTCGTCAGGGCGACACCGGGAAATGTCTCCGCCGGGTCGCCGGCCGCCAAGGAGCTGGAAAAGTTGTTCAGGTTCGCGACGGCGTGGGACGTGCTGACGGACGTGATGGTGGCGGTGTTACTGGTGACGTTGTGCAGGGCGATGGTGCCGCGCTGCACGCTGTTCAGCACGCCGCTGGCGAACTCGACCACCGTGTAATTCATGGTGCGCGAAGTCGTGCTTGTGCCGCCGCGTGTCAGAGTGACCGTGGTGCTGCCCGTGAGCTGCGGCACGTAGAAGAACGTGCTTGGGGCGTTGTTGGCGCCCACTTGGCAACCGGCGTACACCACCATCGCATTGGCGGTCACGACGCTGGTGATGGTGTCCGTGTCGCTGGTATTCGCGGTGGTCAGCGTGACGGATCGCGGCTGGACGGAGTTGATAAGCCCACTCGCAAAATTCACCACCGCGTAGCCGATGGTCACCGCCTGGCCGTTCGAGTTCTTTGCCGCCGTCACCGTGGTGCTGTTGGTGAGCGCCAACGTGGTCCAGATATCCGCCTGGGTCGAGCTGGTGCCGGACGTCGTAAGCCCCAGGTAAAACACGGACGAATCCGCAGTCGTGACGCTGCTAATCGTCGCGGTGCCGCTGGTCACCGACGAACTCATGGTAATGGTGCCCGTCTGGACCGATGTTGCCATCGCGGCGGAGGTGAATTCGACGACAGTCCCGTAGACGGTGCAGGCGTTCCCGCTGCTGTTGATCGTCGCGGTGACGGTGGTGGAGTTGGTGAGCGCCACCCGGGCCAGGGCGAATTCGGCCAGCGAACTGGCGTAGGCGGTGTGAACCCCTGAAAAAACACGACCGCGTTCGAGGTGTTGACGGTCGTGATCGTCGCGGTGGCCGACGTGCTGCCCGACCCGATCGCGATCGAGAACGGCTGGATCGAGGCGATGACGGTCACGGGCTACCCGTTGGGGATCGGCTGGCTGACGGCGGTAAACGTGGGGCCGGGACCAGGGTCGTGCCGGGAAGGATCGGGAGACCGGCGGCCGAGAGCGACCGGTTCACGTCGTTGATCGTGTCCTGATCGATGTCGGTTTTGGGGTCGAGGACGCCACTTTTAACGGCGCTCACCAGGTTGTAGATCGCGACGCTAGGCCTGCCGGGGTCGTACGCGGGCGGGACGACCACCAAATTGCCCGCGGCGTCCCGCGTCGGTGCCCCGGTGCCGTCCAATACGAACGACCAGCCGCTGTCCACGACCGCGCCGTAGCTCGACGTGCTGCCGTCCGGTTGGGTCACCGTGACGGTAGCCGGGATCATCTGCGACACTGTCAACGTGTTCCCGGAGAGGATGCCATCTGCCGGAACCGCGGAGCCGATGACGCTCCCGCTCCGGCCCCCGATGTGGCCGGTCGAATCGAAGGTGTAGAGGGTGCAGGAGGCCATATTATTCGACCCCGTACGCGCGAAGGGATTTCATCTTGCTGATCGATTCCGTCATGGTGGCCGTGGCGGTTCTGGTCACCGGAATGACGGGCACGCCGGCGCGTTGGAGTTCGTCGTTGATGGCCTCGTACAGTTTCGGCGGCAACACGGCGGCGTCCAGCATGCCGGCGTCGAAGAGTTTACGGGCGGTGCTGGCGATCGGGTGCAGGTCGGGTGGCAGCACCACCGGATCGGTATTGCAGATCACGACGTGGGGGCAGAACGAGCCGTGCGTTTGCACGAATTCGGCCGCGTTCTGGGCCGGGATGCCGTTGTCGATCCAGAACTGCTCGGATCGGTGTTCGGGGGGCGCGGCGTTCAGCAACATCGGGAGGGTGGATACGCGGAGGAAAATCTCCCCTTGGCCGCGCTCGTGCGCCCCGATGGCAATGTCGGTGAGTATCTGCCCGGAGTCCTTCTGCACGGCCGGGAAGAACACGTCCAGTTTCACGTTCCCGAAGTCGTCGGAGAACTCCACCGGCAGGCGCGAGTATCCCTCGTAGGAAACTTCTTGATCAAGTTGCGAGTCCGGTCGGCCGGTATGCAGGGAGACGTACGCGGTCACCATGCTAGGCCTGCCAGTCTTCCGCCAACATGTCGCCGGCGTTGGGGTGGTAGACCTGCGGGGGATGGTCCTTCGATTGCCATTGGATCACGCCTTCGCTCAGGAAGATGTGGGCGCCGTTGGCTGCCCACTCCTGGCGGGTGGCATTTCCCCCGGCCTTCACGGCCGCTAGTGCTTGTCCGAAATCCATAGTTTCTCCTTGGGTTTGAAAATAAAAGACGGCGGTAGTCTAAAAGTGATAGCAGATTACAAAAAGCGCCTCAACTCAATGTCAGCGTCGAACTCGTAGAAAGTTGGGGCGTGACGCCGTTACTCACTGCAATTGTTGGAGAAATCGCGCCTGCGAAGAACAACAGGGTGGACCCGCTGGCGGACTGGCCGAGGCCGGCGTAAGATTCGGTTTCGGTGCCGCCCGTGGCGGCCGGGAAGCTGATCGTGGCGACCGGGACCACCGTATTCGTGCTGACCGTCCACCCGCCGGACGTGCGGGCGACGCCGACGCGGGCGTAGCTGGTGTACGCCGCCTCGCTGGTGGCCTGGGTGCCGCTGGTGGGGTCGGCCGTGTGCAGGGAGACATAGACGTTCGTGATCGGGGACGAGGTGGCGTTGATCGCGATGTTGGCGATGGTGGTGGCGTTGAAAATCAGGGCCAGAAGATCGCCTGCGAAGGTCGGGTTAGTGCCGGTCATAAGCGGTGTCCTTTTATGTTGTGGAAGTGAGGGAAATGCGTGTTCGGAAATGCCGTCCCCGAGTCCCGGGTGGCATCACTCGCTTCGGAGACAAGCATGCTCGGCGTCGGGCGCGAGGCAGAGGGGATAACGGACATGAACGGCTTTCGCGAACGAGATGCGGTGTGTCAGATTTGTGCCATTCCGACTTCAAAACATCTCGATGCGAGAACGGCTGGTAACCATTAAACGTATGATTGAATTAATTAGTTATAGATACCTCCGTTGTTGGTGCTGCCGGCGGCATTGCCGGGCAGAAATGTCGCGCCGGAGCCGCCGGTGTAGATGATGCCGCCCGTCGACGCGAGATAGCGGGTGCCGGTGGCCGAGCCGCTGAACGTGCTGGCCGAGCAGGTAATGACCCCTCCGCCGTGGCGAACGCGAATTGATTACTGAAAGCGGGCGTGCCCGTGAGGGTAACGGTGTTGCCGGCTTGGAGGAGAAAGGTGGAACAGGATTCGGCTTCGATATGGGCCGCGGCGTTGCCGGAAATGGTGTATCCGTTATTCGCGATAATCGCGGCACTGTACCCGGAAACCATGTGCGTTTGGCTGGTACTCGTGCCAAAAATAATTCCCGCATTCAGTTGAATGACGCCGCCGTACTCCGCCTGCAAACAATTATTGCTGGTATTCGCCAATTCGAGATTTTCCAGCGTGAGATTCGACCCGCTGCCTTGCACCATGACGGTGCCGCTAATAATGGTGCTGCTGGGCGAACCGGAATTGCCATTAATGAGGACGCTGTTGACGCCGCCCCCGACCCACGGCTGCGAAACTGTTGCGGTTCCGGAATACGTGCCGTTCGCCAAGCTGATCGTGGCCGTAAACCCATTCAAATCATAGGAGTTTGCGAGCACAGTTATGGCGTGCTGGATGGTGGCCCAGGGGGTGCCAGAAGCCAGGCCGGTGTTCGAGTCGCTCCCGGTCGTCGAGACGTAAAACGTCGCGTTGGCCCCGAGGCGGGTACGGCCGGGTAGGTCTTTCGCCCAGTAATTCGATCCGTCGGAGAAGACCGCGCAGCGTTGGCCGGGACCGAGGATGATGGTGCCGGTGCTGCTGCCGTTGAGGTCGGTCCCACTGCCCGGGGAGAAGGCATATAGCGCGGAGGTGTCGTTGTTTTCGGCGATCGTGCTCCACCCCTGGGCGAGAACCCCGGGGCTGGTTCCCGGAAGTGTATCCGTCATCAGGGTGCCGGAGTTGGAGCGGAGGGTGAGATACCCGTTGTCGCCGGCCGCGAACGTGTGCGACGTGCCGGTGATGGTCTGGGTCGTTTGGACCTGCGTGACGGGGTTGACGACCACCCACTTCGCGGAGGGCGGGTATCGGTGTTCGAGCCGACCAGCGATTGGTAGACCACTCCGGCGGATAGGACGCGGGCGTATTGCCCGTACGAAAACGGGGTGCCGCCGTTCATGGTGGTCGTGATGAACGGGGGCGTGCCGAACTGCTGGTACGCCTGGATCGCCGTGGTGATGTCGTTGAGAACCTGGTTGATCGACGTCCGCGGGACGTTGAACCCGCCGGACCCGACGGGCGTGCTGTAGCCGACCGGGTAGCCTTGTTCGTAGCTGACCGTGCCACTGGGTTGGGTGGCGTCGGGAATGGTATTGAGGTCGCCGCCGACGGCGAACGGGATGTCGAAATAGCCGTCAATTGGGCACATGCGTTAGCCTCCAAAGATTCCGTTGTCGAAGTTGAAGTCCCCGGTCGCGAAGCCGAAGTAGACGAGCGTGGCGTCGATCCAGGTGGACTGAACGCCGGCCGGCCGGGGTAGGATGTCGTAGCTGTTGAACAGGTACTCCAGATCGAACGTGACCGGGAAGTTGAACACGTAGGCCTGGGCCATGTCGTGGTAGTCGATGAGCCACGCCTGCCCGAAGTTGCGGAAGACGTACGCGAGCATCCGGTTAGTTTCCGGCACGGTCCCGCTGCTCGTCAGTTGGAAGTACCGCAGTTGCAGGGCGATCCGCTTGGTTTCGGTGGGCAGGTCGTAGCTCGTACTCCCGCCGAAGATGCCGTTGTCGAAGTTGTACCCGGTCTGGGCGTCGAACCCGAAGACCGGGCCCGTGGGCGTGCCGGTATTCACGAACAGGGGGAGGCCCAGAATGATCGACCAGACACTCAGGCCGAAGTCGTTTGCCGTCGCCAGGTCGAAGACGTTCGTGTACCAGTCTTCCCAGAACTGCGTCTGGTTGGCGTATACCAGGCGGCTTCTGATTCAGCAACCCCTGAAGATTCGTGGCTGTTGTGTATTGCCAGATAATCGCCCGCAGCAGGTCGACCGAGAAATCGAACTGCTGGATCGCTCCGGTATCCTCGTCATTTGTGAACGACATATCCCCTACGCAATGATCACGCTGACGTATGACGCCTGGGTCTGGGCGATTTCGTTGACCCCGATCGCGATGACGCTGGTGGTGTAACTGACCGGGCTGGTGAGGCTAATCTCGACCTGGCTGATGTAATACCCGGGAACTCGCTCATGATCGCGCCCGCAATCTCGAACGGCGACACGCTCGCCCCGACGACGAACCGGCCAGTCCGTTAATATTCCTGCCGCGTAGTCGAGGATCGCCTGATGATGTTCGCCTCGTTGCCGTTGGTGGTCGTGACCTTGACCAGAATGCCAACCTGCGTCGGGCGGTCGAACAGGACGGTATACGACTGGCCGCTGGCCGGCTCGACGACGCTTACCGAGGTGCCCCCGTTCCACGCGCACCCGGAGCTTTTGTTCTCCAGCAGGGCGGCCGCGACCGCGGTGTCCGTCCCACCCTCGATACAAGCGTAGATCGAGTGCCCGACCATCGAGATGCCGTTGATCGTCTGGGTGCTCGCGGACACGTTCTCCTGGAAGGTCAGGCTCGTCACTCCTTGCACGTTGTACAGGGCCGACGTGATGGCCTCGGCCAGCGAAACCCCTTGAAAGGCGAGGGTGTTTTGCCGCAGCGCCCGCGCGGCCTGGTCGGACTGGGTGACGGTCCCGAGTGTCGTGGCGGAGGCAGGCGTCCCGGAGGGGTTGTTGGTCACCGTCTCCCAGCCGAGGACGGCGGAGACGATGGTCGTGAGTGCCGA from Fimbriiglobus ruber encodes:
- a CDS encoding phage tail fiber protein yields the protein MTGTNPTFAGDLLALIFNATTIANIAINATSSPITNVYVSLHTADPTSGTQATSEAAYTSYARVGVARTSGGWTVSTNTVVPVATISFPAATGGTETESYAGLGQSASGSTLLFFAGAISPTIAVSNGVTPQLSTSSTLTLS
- a CDS encoding baseplate J/gp47 family protein codes for the protein MADYEYVEPTGVILPDTSGLLTDVQSEYQAVFGADLVVTPDTPQGVLITAETLARTEVVNNNAAVANQINPNVAGGVFLDALMALTGMQRTVATPTVVTNVSLTGVSGTVIPAGSLAATSAGDQFQSVSTVTLVSGTATVNFQSVATGPIPCAGSALTTIVSAVLGWETVTNNPSGTPASATTLGTVTQSDQAARALRQNTLAFQGVSLAEAITSALYNVQGVTSLTFQENVSASTQTINGISMVGHSIYACIEGGTDTAVAAALLENKSSGCAWNGGTSVSVVEPASGQSYTVLFDRPTQVGILVKVTTTNGNEANIIRRSSTTRQEY
- a CDS encoding DUF2612 domain-containing protein, encoding MRSRLVYANQTQFWEDWYTNVFDLATANDFGLSVWSIILGLPLFVNTGTPTGPVFGFDAQTGYNFDNGIFGGSTSYDLPTETKRIALQLRYFQLTSSGTVPETNRMLAYVFRNFGQAWLIDYHDMAQAYVFNFPVTFDLEYLFNSYDILPRPAGVQSTWIDATLVYFGFATGDFNFDNGIFGG
- a CDS encoding Thoeris anti-defense Tad2 family protein translates to MDFGQALAAVKAGGNATRQEWAANGAHIFLSEGVIQWQSKDHPPQVYHPNAGDMLAEDWQA